Proteins encoded together in one Peribacillus asahii window:
- a CDS encoding LysR family transcriptional regulator yields MDLRQLKYFKTIVDEGNITKAAEILHMAQPPLSQQLKQLEKELGTVLIKRYRQQWELTETGRVLYNHAVHMLQDIKEVKQEIQEIEEGTRGTLSMGISSSCVNLLPKKVKEFRREYPDVFVNIWKEDSSYLQKLLIERKIELSFMLPPANLEEYQVQRLKRKPFVVTLPAAWANGLNKSSISLKEIINYPFLMLGPMEGSSIYRDILNEFNKRDFSPNIVLECNDIFTVLNFVALEIGISIIPKSEIHDISHQNISTLEIEDFPLFIEPAIVSLKRNRLTKAAEHFLNYFAD; encoded by the coding sequence ATGGATCTTAGGCAATTAAAGTATTTTAAAACAATCGTTGACGAAGGGAATATAACGAAGGCAGCGGAAATCTTGCATATGGCACAGCCGCCATTGAGTCAACAGCTTAAACAATTAGAAAAGGAATTAGGAACGGTTTTAATTAAACGCTATAGACAACAGTGGGAGTTAACGGAAACTGGGAGGGTCTTATATAACCATGCTGTGCATATGCTGCAAGATATAAAAGAGGTTAAGCAAGAAATACAAGAAATAGAAGAAGGAACTCGGGGAACATTATCGATGGGTATATCATCGAGTTGTGTTAACTTACTTCCTAAAAAGGTCAAAGAGTTTAGAAGGGAATATCCTGATGTATTCGTTAATATTTGGAAAGAGGATTCATCTTACCTGCAAAAACTATTAATTGAACGAAAAATCGAACTTTCATTTATGCTTCCTCCAGCTAATTTAGAAGAGTATCAAGTGCAAAGACTTAAGAGGAAACCTTTTGTAGTGACCCTTCCTGCTGCATGGGCAAACGGGCTTAATAAAAGTTCAATTAGTTTAAAGGAAATCATTAACTATCCATTTCTTATGTTAGGCCCTATGGAGGGTTCATCTATTTATAGGGACATTTTGAATGAATTCAATAAACGTGATTTTTCTCCTAATATTGTTCTAGAATGCAACGATATATTTACGGTATTGAATTTTGTTGCGTTAGAAATAGGTATTTCAATCATTCCGAAATCGGAAATTCATGATATCTCTCATCAGAATATTAGTACACTTGAAATTGAGGATTTTCCATTATTTATCGAACCAGCCATAGTATCCTTAAAAAGAAATCGTTTGACTAAAGCTGCAGAGCATTTCTTGAATTATTTTGCAGATTAA
- a CDS encoding DUF1292 domain-containing protein encodes MDKIEVGDIFTLFDENDEEQDIEVLGTLSVEGNEYVAVGFVEELEQQTEEDVDIFFLRVEEGEELSEIVSDEEFAKVSMAFEGVTSSK; translated from the coding sequence ATGGATAAAATTGAAGTTGGCGATATTTTTACCCTATTTGATGAAAATGATGAAGAACAAGACATCGAAGTCTTAGGTACGCTAAGTGTAGAAGGAAATGAATATGTTGCGGTTGGTTTTGTAGAAGAACTAGAGCAGCAAACAGAAGAAGATGTTGATATTTTCTTTTTACGAGTGGAAGAGGGAGAAGAGTTGTCTGAAATTGTAAGTGATGAAGAATTTGCAAAAGTATCGATGGCTTTTGAAGGTGTTACGTCCTCAAAATAA
- a CDS encoding lipoate--protein ligase family protein: MVETWYFIDSGLQSPAYNMALDETLLNWHSRGLIPPVLRFYGWKPAALTLGHFQKTVGRIDIEATKAKGIEIVRRPTGGLAVLHDNELTYSVIVSESHEKMPASVVEAYRVLSQGILEGYRNLGIQAELAIPDAPVGRTGTAVCFEEASWYELEIDGKKAAGSAQNRQKGVILQHGSIPIEMNTETLYDLFIFANEKVKERAREAFAQKAVFIHDILEREVTMEELKAAFKDGFQKGLDIELAAFEPNEEMLEEVEELMKSKYTNDDYTFQR, from the coding sequence ATGGTGGAAACATGGTATTTTATTGATTCTGGGTTACAAAGTCCTGCTTATAATATGGCATTGGATGAAACGCTTCTTAACTGGCACAGTCGCGGTCTTATTCCGCCTGTTCTCCGATTCTATGGTTGGAAACCAGCTGCATTGACGCTCGGTCATTTTCAAAAAACAGTCGGTCGAATTGATATCGAGGCTACTAAAGCAAAAGGAATTGAAATTGTAAGACGTCCAACAGGAGGGCTTGCGGTGCTTCATGATAATGAGCTTACGTACAGTGTGATTGTGAGTGAATCGCATGAGAAGATGCCAGCTTCTGTTGTTGAGGCGTATCGAGTGTTATCGCAAGGGATTTTAGAGGGATATAGAAATCTAGGGATTCAAGCAGAACTAGCAATTCCAGATGCGCCGGTTGGAAGAACAGGGACAGCGGTTTGTTTTGAAGAAGCCTCCTGGTATGAATTAGAAATTGATGGAAAGAAAGCGGCTGGAAGTGCCCAAAATCGTCAGAAGGGCGTTATTTTACAGCATGGTTCGATTCCTATTGAAATGAATACAGAAACCTTATATGATTTGTTTATATTTGCAAATGAAAAAGTGAAAGAGAGAGCAAGAGAAGCGTTTGCACAAAAGGCTGTTTTCATTCATGATATTTTAGAACGAGAAGTAACAATGGAAGAGTTAAAGGCAGCTTTTAAAGACGGGTTCCAAAAAGGACTTGATATTGAGTTAGCTGCATTTGAACCAAATGAAGAAATGTTAGAGGAAGTCGAAGAATTGATGAAATCCAAATATACAAATGATGATTATACTTTTCAAAGATAA
- a CDS encoding sulfate ABC transporter substrate-binding protein, translated as MMILAGCSNSQSSSNEEKDGSSDSKKPVELLNVSYDPTRELYQEFNEDFIAYWKEETGQDVTIQQSHGGSGKQGRAVIDGLEADVVTLALAYDIDEIAQARQLLNEDWETEFEDNSTPYTSTIVFLVRKGNPKGIKDWNDLTKKGVSVITPNPKTSGGARWNYLAAWAYAKQQYNGDEAKIKAFMKDLYGNVEVLDSGARGSTTTFVERGIGDVLIAWENEAYLSLNELGKDEFEIVTPSLSILAEPPVAVVDKIVDKKGTREVAEAYLKHLYTEKGQEIAAKNYYRPRSEAVLEKYKNQFPSLDLVTVKDFGGWKKAQETHFNDGGTFDEIYQPK; from the coding sequence ATGATGATTCTAGCAGGCTGCAGCAACAGTCAATCAAGCAGCAATGAGGAGAAGGATGGTTCTTCAGACTCTAAAAAACCTGTGGAATTATTAAACGTCTCTTATGACCCAACTCGTGAATTGTATCAAGAATTTAATGAAGATTTTATCGCTTACTGGAAAGAAGAAACAGGTCAGGATGTCACGATTCAACAATCACATGGTGGATCTGGAAAACAAGGGCGTGCCGTTATTGATGGACTTGAAGCGGATGTTGTCACACTTGCTTTAGCCTATGATATCGATGAAATTGCTCAAGCAAGACAATTATTAAATGAAGATTGGGAAACAGAATTTGAAGACAACTCAACACCGTACACATCAACAATTGTCTTCTTAGTGCGTAAAGGCAATCCTAAAGGCATTAAAGATTGGAACGATTTAACGAAAAAAGGTGTTTCCGTTATTACACCAAATCCAAAAACATCAGGTGGTGCTAGATGGAATTACTTAGCAGCATGGGCCTATGCGAAGCAGCAATATAACGGGGATGAAGCTAAGATTAAAGCATTTATGAAAGACTTGTATGGAAACGTTGAAGTGTTAGATTCAGGTGCTCGCGGTTCAACAACAACATTTGTAGAGCGCGGTATTGGTGATGTATTAATCGCTTGGGAAAATGAAGCATATCTTTCTTTAAATGAATTAGGTAAAGATGAATTTGAAATTGTCACACCGTCTCTAAGTATTTTAGCTGAACCGCCAGTAGCCGTTGTTGATAAAATCGTCGATAAAAAAGGAACGCGTGAAGTAGCTGAAGCTTACTTAAAACATTTATACACAGAAAAAGGGCAAGAAATCGCAGCGAAAAACTACTATCGTCCGCGAAGCGAAGCTGTATTAGAAAAATATAAAAATCAATTTCCATCCCTTGATTTAGTGACCGTTAAAGATTTTGGCGGCTGGAAAAAAGCACAAGAAACTCATTTTAATGATGGAGGAACATTTGACGAAATTTATCAACCTAAATAA
- a CDS encoding sulfate/molybdate ABC transporter ATP-binding protein: MSIQIQNVSKAFGSFQALDRINIDIQTGELIALLGPSGSGKTSLLRIIAGLEGLDQGAILFDGKDITDVNPKERNVGFVFQHYALFRHMTVFDNVAYGLKVRPRKTRPSKADIQKKVMELLQLVKLENFADRYPSQLSGGQRQRVALARALAVEPKVLLLDEPFGALDAKVRKDLRRWLRKLHDDFHITSIFVTHDQEEALDVADRIVVMNNGKIEQIGSPEEVYDHPNSPFVYDFLGNVNLFKGRIQNGKLKHGSFEADIPELFSQNHPEAIGYVRPHDIQIEKTKTSEDAVHTTISHIHVIGPIVQIELKRTDAEEFLEAEVTKEHYHSLQLKVGEQVYVRPKQLKVFIPEDFSI; the protein is encoded by the coding sequence ATGAGTATACAAATTCAAAATGTCTCAAAAGCGTTCGGCTCATTTCAGGCGCTCGATCGGATTAACATCGACATTCAAACCGGAGAACTAATTGCTTTACTTGGTCCATCCGGTTCAGGAAAAACCTCACTTCTACGCATCATTGCTGGATTAGAAGGATTAGATCAAGGAGCGATTTTATTTGATGGAAAAGATATCACAGATGTAAATCCGAAAGAACGAAATGTTGGATTTGTATTTCAACATTATGCTTTATTTCGACATATGACCGTTTTTGACAATGTCGCCTACGGTTTAAAAGTACGACCGAGAAAAACTAGACCATCTAAAGCGGACATTCAAAAGAAAGTAATGGAATTATTACAATTGGTCAAATTAGAAAACTTTGCGGACAGATATCCTTCACAATTATCAGGCGGGCAACGTCAACGAGTTGCGCTCGCTCGTGCTTTAGCCGTTGAACCTAAAGTATTATTGCTCGACGAACCATTCGGTGCGCTCGATGCAAAAGTACGAAAAGACTTACGCCGCTGGTTACGGAAATTACATGATGACTTTCATATTACTAGTATATTTGTAACCCATGACCAAGAAGAAGCACTCGATGTAGCGGACCGAATCGTTGTCATGAATAACGGAAAAATTGAACAAATTGGCAGCCCTGAAGAAGTATATGATCATCCAAATAGTCCATTTGTGTATGACTTTTTAGGCAATGTCAATTTATTCAAAGGACGCATCCAAAACGGAAAATTAAAACATGGAAGCTTTGAAGCAGACATCCCAGAATTATTTAGTCAAAATCATCCTGAAGCCATTGGCTACGTTCGCCCGCATGATATTCAAATCGAGAAAACCAAAACAAGTGAAGATGCTGTTCATACGACAATTAGCCACATCCATGTAATTGGTCCAATTGTCCAAATCGAATTAAAACGTACAGACGCGGAAGAATTTTTAGAAGCTGAAGTAACGAAAGAGCATTATCACTCTCTCCAACTAAAGGTCGGCGAACAAGTTTATGTACGACCAAAACAATTAAAAGTATTTATTCCTGAAGATTTTTCGATTTAA
- a CDS encoding cupin domain-containing protein, which translates to MYHIIVEIQPGDMTELELISHSGEECGYVLQGTLKVYLGDQQFHLNEGDSISFSSMIPHHYNNLDNDV; encoded by the coding sequence ATGTATCATATTATTGTAGAGATACAACCTGGTGATATGACAGAATTAGAATTAATTTCTCATAGCGGCGAAGAATGTGGGTACGTATTACAGGGGACATTGAAGGTATATTTAGGAGATCAACAATTTCACTTAAATGAAGGTGATAGTATTTCTTTCTCCAGTATGATACCCCATCATTACAATAATCTTGATAATGATGTATAA
- a CDS encoding Leu/Phe/Val dehydrogenase: MTLTLPTENITMQSTGSFDMFTKIQGHEQVVFCNDPATGLKAIIAIHDTTLGPALGGTRMRPYHTFEEALEDALRLSKGMTYKNAAADNDFGGGKGVIIGDPMKDKTPELFRAYGQFIDSLHGRFYTGTDMGTVLDDFVHAHKETNCIAGLPEEYGGGGETSIPTALGILYSIQAVANTLWGHENLTGKRFAIQGLGKVGFKIAEHLLEHGADLYVTDVSDEAVKTLVEKAKQMGGKAIAVKGNEIYGTDADIFVPCAIGGIINDQTIDQLKVQGIAGAANNQLLHESHAKVLKERGILYAPDYIVNSGGVIQVADELYGPNKSRVLSKTKNIYRSVLEVLQQSENENITTVEAANLMCENRLNVRKTRDSFFSPNKRPKWQIRH, translated from the coding sequence ATGACATTAACATTACCAACTGAAAATATAACTATGCAATCAACAGGTTCATTTGACATGTTTACTAAAATTCAAGGCCATGAACAAGTAGTATTCTGTAATGATCCGGCGACAGGATTGAAAGCCATTATTGCGATTCATGATACTACCCTTGGACCAGCATTAGGCGGTACGAGAATGAGACCTTATCACACATTTGAAGAAGCTTTAGAAGATGCTTTACGCTTATCAAAAGGGATGACATACAAAAATGCTGCGGCTGATAATGATTTCGGTGGAGGTAAGGGTGTTATTATTGGGGATCCAATGAAGGACAAAACTCCAGAATTATTCCGTGCATATGGACAATTTATTGATTCCTTACATGGTCGATTTTATACAGGAACAGATATGGGAACCGTCCTAGATGATTTCGTTCATGCACATAAAGAAACAAACTGTATTGCTGGTTTACCAGAGGAGTACGGTGGGGGCGGTGAAACATCAATTCCTACAGCTCTTGGAATTTTATACAGTATTCAGGCAGTTGCCAATACATTGTGGGGCCACGAAAATTTAACTGGAAAAAGATTTGCCATTCAAGGTTTAGGGAAAGTTGGTTTTAAAATAGCGGAACATTTACTAGAACATGGGGCTGATTTATATGTTACAGATGTTTCCGACGAAGCAGTAAAAACATTAGTAGAAAAAGCAAAACAAATGGGCGGAAAAGCAATCGCTGTCAAGGGTAATGAAATTTATGGAACGGATGCGGATATATTTGTTCCATGTGCCATTGGGGGCATTATCAATGATCAAACCATTGATCAACTAAAAGTACAAGGAATTGCGGGTGCGGCAAATAACCAACTTCTTCACGAAAGCCATGCTAAAGTTTTAAAAGAGAGAGGAATTCTCTATGCACCTGATTATATTGTAAATAGCGGCGGTGTTATCCAAGTAGCGGATGAATTATATGGACCGAATAAGAGTAGAGTATTAAGTAAAACGAAAAATATTTATCGTTCCGTTCTTGAGGTTCTACAACAATCAGAAAACGAAAATATTACAACTGTAGAAGCAGCCAACTTGATGTGTGAAAACAGACTGAATGTAAGAAAGACAAGAGATAGCTTCTTCTCTCCAAATAAACGTCCAAAGTGGCAAATCCGTCATTAA
- a CDS encoding DMT family transporter has product MKSAAMMKMILAMSIFGSIGFFTVKTGVPASELVFVRCICATLFLGLCWFITGQHKVEVWRKKDVLVTMLCGVFLVLNWVFLFKAFEEMSITIAISIYHLAPILVLIFGSIFLKEKMNVWSLLAVFVCFLGSVLIIGITGQTSFSDFVSSGFIWALLAAICYAMTMIIGKGIQGLSAYAMTFVQTSVGIIILLPFMDFNVFHHLSSTNWLFILGTGLIHTGIVYYLFFDSLRQLSTPVISALVFVDPAVAILLDTIIIGFRPSTLQVIGMILIFSGMLYTLVEPKKVT; this is encoded by the coding sequence ATGAAATCAGCAGCTATGATGAAAATGATATTAGCCATGTCTATTTTTGGATCAATTGGATTTTTTACTGTGAAAACGGGTGTTCCGGCATCTGAGCTAGTGTTCGTTCGTTGTATTTGTGCCACGCTATTTTTAGGTTTGTGCTGGTTTATTACAGGACAGCATAAAGTAGAGGTTTGGAGAAAGAAAGATGTACTAGTTACAATGCTATGCGGTGTGTTTTTAGTATTAAATTGGGTATTTCTATTTAAAGCATTTGAGGAAATGTCTATAACCATTGCCATCTCTATCTATCATTTAGCTCCTATATTAGTATTGATTTTCGGAAGTATCTTTCTAAAGGAAAAAATGAATGTATGGTCTTTGTTGGCTGTTTTTGTGTGTTTCCTTGGAAGTGTCCTCATAATAGGCATTACTGGTCAAACATCATTTTCAGACTTCGTAAGCTCAGGCTTTATATGGGCTTTACTTGCAGCCATATGTTATGCAATGACGATGATTATAGGGAAAGGCATTCAAGGGTTAAGTGCCTATGCGATGACATTTGTTCAGACTTCGGTTGGAATCATTATTTTATTGCCATTTATGGACTTTAACGTGTTTCATCATTTGAGTTCAACGAATTGGCTATTTATTTTAGGGACAGGATTGATTCATACGGGGATTGTTTATTATTTATTTTTTGACAGTCTTAGACAACTATCTACACCTGTTATATCTGCTCTAGTTTTTGTTGATCCAGCTGTCGCTATCTTGTTGGATACCATTATAATAGGATTTCGACCTTCGACTTTACAGGTTATTGGAATGATCCTTATTTTTAGCGGAATGTTGTATACATTAGTGGAGCCAAAGAAGGTGACTTAA
- a CDS encoding GNAT family N-acetyltransferase has product MIRYAQEKDLHTILDIYNDAIINSTAVYDYTPHTIEDRRTWYKQKLEAGYPIIVFEEEDQIMGFATFGPFRAWPAYKYTIEHSVYVHKDHRRKGIGLHLLKEIIMIANEQKYATLVAGIDAANEASIKIHEGLGFIHSGTIKKAGYKFGRWLDLAFYQLDLQGPDHPTEP; this is encoded by the coding sequence ATGATTAGATATGCTCAAGAGAAAGATTTACACACCATTTTAGACATTTATAATGATGCAATTATAAACAGCACAGCGGTTTACGACTATACACCACACACCATTGAAGATAGAAGAACATGGTATAAACAAAAGCTCGAAGCGGGATACCCTATAATTGTTTTTGAAGAAGAAGATCAAATAATGGGCTTTGCCACTTTTGGTCCTTTTAGAGCTTGGCCTGCCTATAAATATACGATTGAGCATTCTGTTTATGTACATAAAGACCATCGAAGAAAAGGAATTGGACTACACTTATTAAAGGAAATAATAATGATTGCCAATGAACAGAAATATGCGACACTTGTCGCTGGCATTGATGCCGCTAATGAGGCCAGCATCAAAATCCACGAAGGATTAGGCTTTATCCATTCTGGCACAATAAAAAAAGCAGGCTATAAATTCGGCAGATGGCTGGATCTTGCCTTTTATCAATTAGATTTACAAGGACCAGATCACCCTACTGAACCTTGA
- the bioB gene encoding biotin synthase BioB has translation MTTTKKINWQQLAENVINGGSITQENALHILNVPDEQVLEVLNAAYLIRHHYYGKKVKLNMIINTKSGLCPEDCGYCSQSIVSEAPIDKYAWLTKDKIVEGAFEAKRRKAGTYCIVASGRRPTDKEVEHVIGAVKEIREKTDLKICACLGFLNENQAERLVDAGVHRYNHNLNTHADNYDSICSTHGYDDRVDTVSTSKKAGLSPCSGAIFGMGETKEQAVEIAFQLNVLDADSIPCNFLVAVPGTPLENKDALTPMQCLKILAMMRFVNPTKEIRISGGREVNLRSLQPLGLFAANSIFVGDYLTTEGQEPTSDWGLIEDLGFEIEECAL, from the coding sequence ATGACTACTACAAAGAAAATCAATTGGCAACAGCTTGCCGAAAACGTCATTAATGGAGGGAGTATTACACAAGAAAATGCCCTACATATTTTAAACGTGCCGGATGAGCAAGTATTAGAAGTACTGAATGCCGCTTATCTTATTCGTCATCATTATTATGGAAAAAAAGTAAAGCTTAATATGATTATCAATACAAAGTCTGGACTTTGTCCTGAAGACTGCGGATACTGTTCACAATCGATTGTGTCTGAAGCACCGATTGATAAGTATGCATGGTTAACGAAAGATAAAATTGTTGAAGGTGCGTTTGAAGCAAAGCGCCGTAAAGCAGGTACATATTGTATTGTCGCATCAGGTCGCCGTCCAACGGATAAAGAAGTAGAGCACGTCATTGGTGCCGTAAAAGAAATTCGTGAAAAAACAGATTTAAAAATTTGTGCATGTTTAGGTTTTCTAAATGAAAACCAAGCCGAAAGACTCGTTGATGCAGGAGTTCACCGCTATAACCATAACTTAAATACTCATGCTGATAACTATGATTCGATTTGTTCCACTCATGGATATGACGATCGTGTAGATACAGTTAGTACATCTAAAAAAGCAGGATTATCTCCTTGTTCAGGTGCGATTTTCGGGATGGGCGAAACAAAAGAACAAGCAGTAGAAATTGCCTTCCAATTAAATGTATTGGATGCAGATTCAATTCCATGTAACTTCCTTGTGGCTGTTCCTGGTACACCGCTCGAGAATAAAGACGCCTTAACACCGATGCAATGCTTAAAGATTTTAGCAATGATGCGTTTTGTTAATCCAACAAAAGAAATCCGTATTTCAGGCGGCCGTGAAGTAAACTTACGCTCTTTGCAGCCTCTTGGATTATTTGCTGCAAACTCTATCTTCGTTGGCGATTACTTAACAACTGAAGGACAAGAACCAACGAGTGACTGGGGACTAATTGAAGATTTAGGTTTTGAAATTGAGGAATGTGCACTTTAA
- the cysT gene encoding sulfate ABC transporter permease subunit CysT produces the protein MLPVRKKKRRNIIPGFGLSLGYTMLYVSILVLLPLSMVFINTTTMNWSEFIETITGERVVASYKLSFGTALAAGILNVIFGTIIAWVLVRYDFPGKRIVDGLVDLPFALPTAVAGIALTTLYAPQGWVGQFFNFKIAFTPLGIIIALTFIGLPFVVRTVQPVLQNFNGEVEEASASLGANRLQTFIKVILPELIPAILTGFSLAFARALGEYGSVVFIAGNMPMKTEITPLIIMTKLEQYDYAGATAIATVMLVVSFLLLFIINMIQWVTNRKFLHS, from the coding sequence ATATTACCGGTACGAAAAAAGAAAAGGCGTAATATAATACCTGGCTTTGGCTTATCACTTGGCTATACGATGCTCTATGTTAGCATTCTCGTTTTACTGCCCTTATCAATGGTTTTTATTAACACAACCACAATGAATTGGAGCGAATTTATTGAAACCATTACCGGCGAAAGAGTCGTTGCTTCCTATAAATTAAGCTTTGGCACTGCTTTAGCAGCAGGCATTCTAAATGTTATTTTCGGAACCATTATTGCTTGGGTGCTTGTTCGTTATGATTTTCCCGGAAAAAGGATTGTCGATGGTTTAGTCGATTTGCCCTTTGCCCTGCCGACCGCTGTTGCTGGAATTGCCTTAACGACACTCTACGCCCCTCAAGGATGGGTTGGTCAGTTTTTCAATTTTAAAATTGCCTTTACTCCACTTGGCATTATTATCGCATTAACGTTTATCGGTTTACCTTTTGTCGTTCGTACCGTGCAGCCTGTTCTCCAAAACTTTAATGGGGAAGTAGAAGAAGCATCTGCAAGCCTCGGTGCCAATCGACTTCAAACCTTTATAAAAGTTATTTTACCAGAATTAATTCCAGCCATTTTAACAGGCTTCTCACTTGCATTTGCTCGTGCTCTTGGGGAATATGGATCGGTCGTTTTTATCGCTGGAAATATGCCGATGAAAACAGAAATTACCCCGCTCATCATTATGACAAAGCTAGAGCAATACGATTATGCAGGGGCTACCGCGATTGCAACAGTCATGCTCGTTGTATCCTTTTTGTTATTATTCATCATTAATATGATTCAATGGGTGACTAATCGAAAGTTTTTACATAGTTAA
- the cysW gene encoding sulfate ABC transporter permease subunit CysW, whose protein sequence is MAGHVPLQQTPTTIKVTSVSQEPKAIRWILTFIALAFLALFLVLPLVTIFITAFQKGWETYVAAITHPDALSAIKLTLLVVLITVPLNAIFGIMAAWAITKFQFKGKNILITIIDLPFAISPVIAGLVFILLFGAQGLFGEWLFEHDLKIVFALPGIVLATIFVTLPFVARELIPLMQAQGTAEEEASLTLGASGFKTFLLVTLPNIKWGLLYGLILCNARAIGEFGAVSVVSGHIRGMTNTMPLHIEILYNEYQFSAAFAVASLMSVLAIITLIVKNLIEWKAKHI, encoded by the coding sequence ATGGCTGGACATGTACCACTGCAACAAACGCCGACTACAATCAAAGTAACTTCCGTCTCGCAAGAACCGAAGGCAATCAGATGGATTTTAACCTTCATTGCCCTCGCTTTTTTAGCTTTATTTCTTGTTTTACCACTCGTCACCATTTTTATTACGGCTTTTCAAAAAGGTTGGGAAACTTATGTGGCGGCGATTACACATCCCGATGCACTCTCAGCCATTAAATTAACCTTGCTCGTCGTTCTTATTACCGTACCGTTAAACGCTATTTTTGGCATCATGGCGGCCTGGGCGATTACGAAATTCCAATTCAAAGGCAAGAACATTTTAATTACCATCATCGATTTGCCTTTTGCCATTTCACCTGTTATTGCCGGTCTTGTTTTTATTCTTCTTTTCGGTGCACAAGGTTTATTTGGAGAATGGCTGTTCGAGCATGATCTGAAAATTGTCTTTGCGTTACCAGGAATTGTGTTAGCAACCATTTTCGTGACCCTGCCCTTTGTAGCACGCGAACTGATTCCACTTATGCAAGCTCAAGGAACAGCGGAAGAAGAAGCTTCCCTCACATTAGGAGCAAGCGGCTTTAAAACCTTCCTTTTAGTTACGCTCCCTAATATTAAATGGGGGTTATTATACGGCCTCATTTTATGTAATGCTCGAGCAATTGGCGAGTTTGGCGCCGTATCCGTTGTATCAGGACATATTCGTGGCATGACCAATACGATGCCGCTTCACATTGAAATTTTATATAATGAATATCAATTTTCAGCCGCATTTGCAGTCGCATCACTTATGTCTGTTCTCGCCATTATTACACTGATTGTGAAAAATCTAATTGAATGGAAAGCAAAACATATTTAA